The Synechocystis sp. PCC 7509 genome includes a window with the following:
- a CDS encoding FtsW/RodA/SpoVE family cell cycle protein has product MELRQLIPVFDTSTSKWASLARLLRWLTLLWVFIGLAILFSASYPVGEAELGDGLYYFKRQIIAIIIGLVVFNWVIHSPLRRILGMAHWFVFLFMALIFATLIPGIGTNSLGAVRTIAIGSFQLQPSELIKPFLVLQGARVFGQWHKLKWQSRLIWLSIFALILGGILLQPNLSTTALCGMALWLVALAAGLPYSYLTMTALSGVGMAAISISLRDYQRRRVMSFLNPWADALNNGYQLVQSLLAIGSGGTWGTGYGLSQQKLFYLPIQHTDFIFAVFAEEFGFVGCLLFLLLLVVYSAIALLVAFKATNPVHRLVAIGAMIFLVGQSLLNIGVASGALPTTGLPLPLVSYGGNSIIASLLIAGLLIRVARESSEGQVVSLPQRRGDRF; this is encoded by the coding sequence GTGGAATTACGCCAATTAATCCCCGTATTTGATACTTCTACGTCTAAGTGGGCTAGTTTAGCGCGGTTATTGCGCTGGCTAACTTTACTTTGGGTATTTATCGGTTTAGCAATCTTATTTTCTGCTTCTTATCCTGTGGGCGAAGCAGAATTAGGTGATGGGTTGTATTACTTTAAGAGGCAAATTATTGCCATAATTATTGGCTTAGTGGTATTTAACTGGGTAATACATTCACCTTTGCGCCGAATCTTAGGTATGGCTCACTGGTTTGTATTTCTATTTATGGCACTGATATTTGCAACTTTAATTCCAGGAATTGGCACAAACTCCCTTGGTGCAGTCCGGACAATAGCAATAGGTTCATTTCAGTTGCAGCCTTCAGAATTAATTAAGCCGTTTTTGGTACTGCAAGGCGCTCGTGTTTTTGGACAATGGCATAAATTAAAATGGCAATCCCGGCTGATTTGGCTAAGTATTTTTGCTCTAATTCTAGGGGGCATTTTACTACAGCCAAATTTGAGTACAACTGCATTGTGTGGGATGGCTTTGTGGCTAGTTGCTCTAGCGGCAGGCTTACCTTACTCCTACTTAACTATGACGGCGCTAAGTGGAGTGGGGATGGCAGCAATTAGTATTAGCTTACGTGACTACCAACGGCGACGGGTAATGTCTTTTCTCAATCCTTGGGCTGATGCGCTAAATAATGGCTATCAATTAGTACAAAGCTTGCTGGCTATTGGTTCTGGTGGTACTTGGGGAACGGGATACGGACTGTCACAGCAAAAATTGTTTTATCTACCAATTCAGCACACAGATTTTATTTTTGCGGTATTTGCTGAAGAATTTGGCTTTGTGGGCTGCCTACTATTTTTACTACTATTGGTAGTGTATAGCGCGATCGCTTTACTTGTCGCCTTTAAAGCTACAAACCCGGTACATCGCTTGGTAGCAATTGGCGCAATGATTTTTTTGGTAGGACAATCATTGTTAAATATTGGCGTAGCTTCGGGAGCTTTACCAACTACCGGTTTGCCTTTGCCTTTAGTTAGCTATGGTGGTAATTCAATTATTGCTAGTTTGTTGATAGCTGGGCTATTAATTCGCGTAGCTAGAGAAAGCAGCGAGGGACAAGTTGTATCTTTACCACAGCGTCGGGGCGATCGCTTTTAA
- a CDS encoding cytochrome c biogenesis protein — protein MTLDNVPVPQPSIWSAPQRFLKKELLPVLTDLRLAILLLLAIALFSISGTVIEQGQPVAFYQSNYPEDPALFGFLSWKVLLAAGFDHVYRTWWYLALLILFGISLTACTFTRQLPALKASRKWKFYDKPRQFQKLALSAELDTGTLSDLTQQLQSRRYLVFAGENNNLYARKGIAGRIGPIVVHIGIVAILAGGIWGAMTGFIAQELVPSGDNFAVKNIVDAGPWAAPQIPQDWSLRVNRFWIDYTPNGGINQFYSDLSVLDKQGEEVKRKTIFVNEPLRYKGVTLYQTDWGVSSVRIRVNKSPVLQLPMAKLNTNGQGRIWATWIPTKTDMSEGVSLLARDLQGMLLLYDVKGQLISTLRPGMSTEVNGVTLYIDELVGSTGLQIKADPSIPIVYTGFTLLMLGVVMSYVSHSQIWALQQDGYFYVGGKTNRAQVGFEQEMLDILAQLTAPKQVEDLEIKAELASKS, from the coding sequence ATGACTTTAGATAATGTACCTGTACCGCAACCTTCGATTTGGTCTGCACCACAAAGATTTTTAAAAAAAGAGTTATTACCTGTACTTACAGATTTGCGGTTGGCAATTTTGCTGTTACTGGCGATCGCGCTATTTAGTATTAGCGGTACAGTAATTGAGCAAGGACAACCTGTCGCTTTTTACCAATCCAATTATCCCGAAGACCCGGCTTTGTTTGGCTTCCTTAGCTGGAAAGTGCTGCTAGCGGCGGGTTTTGACCATGTTTATCGCACTTGGTGGTATTTAGCTTTACTTATTTTATTTGGCATTAGCTTAACGGCTTGTACTTTTACTCGGCAATTGCCAGCACTAAAAGCTTCGCGCAAGTGGAAATTTTACGACAAACCCCGTCAGTTTCAAAAATTGGCTTTAAGTGCCGAACTTGATACCGGAACACTATCGGATTTAACTCAACAACTCCAAAGCCGTCGCTACTTAGTATTTGCTGGGGAAAATAATAATTTATATGCTCGTAAAGGCATCGCCGGACGCATTGGGCCGATTGTGGTTCATATCGGTATCGTTGCCATTTTAGCGGGTGGTATTTGGGGCGCAATGACAGGCTTTATTGCTCAAGAGCTTGTTCCTAGTGGTGATAATTTTGCGGTTAAAAATATAGTAGACGCTGGCCCTTGGGCAGCACCCCAAATTCCTCAAGATTGGTCTTTGCGAGTGAATCGTTTTTGGATTGATTACACGCCTAATGGAGGAATCAATCAGTTTTACTCAGATTTATCTGTTTTAGATAAGCAAGGGGAAGAAGTTAAGCGGAAGACTATTTTTGTTAACGAACCTTTGCGTTACAAAGGCGTAACTTTGTATCAAACAGATTGGGGTGTTTCTAGCGTTCGCATCCGCGTAAACAAAAGCCCAGTTTTGCAGTTACCAATGGCTAAATTGAACACCAATGGACAAGGGCGAATTTGGGCGACTTGGATTCCCACAAAAACCGATATGAGTGAAGGTGTTTCGCTCCTAGCTAGAGATTTGCAGGGAATGCTACTGCTTTACGATGTCAAAGGGCAGTTGATATCTACCTTACGCCCTGGAATGTCTACAGAAGTTAATGGCGTAACGCTCTATATTGACGAGTTAGTTGGTAGTACCGGATTGCAAATTAAAGCCGATCCCAGCATCCCAATTGTTTACACTGGCTTTACTTTATTAATGTTGGGCGTAGTGATGAGCTATGTTTCTCACTCGCAAATTTGGGCTTTGCAGCAAGATGGATATTTTTATGTAGGTGGGAAAACTAATCGGGCGCAGGTAGGTTTTGAGCAAGAAATGCTTGATATTTTGGCTCAACTTACTGCCCCAAAACAGGTTGAAGACTTAGAGATTAAAGCAGAACTTGCGTCTAAATCTTAA
- the apcB gene encoding allophycocyanin subunit beta produces MQDAITSVINSSDVQGKYLDNSSMEKLKGYFQTGELRVRAASTISANAAAIVKEAVAKSLLYSDITRPGGNMYTTRRYAACIRDLDYYLRYSTYAMLAGDPSILDERVLNGLKETYNSLGVPIGATVQSIQAMKEVTASLVGPDAGKEMGVYFDYICSGLS; encoded by the coding sequence ATGCAAGACGCAATTACTTCTGTAATCAATTCTTCAGACGTTCAAGGTAAGTACCTTGACAACTCCTCAATGGAGAAGCTAAAAGGCTACTTCCAAACTGGCGAACTTCGCGTTCGTGCAGCCAGCACAATCAGCGCCAATGCCGCAGCGATTGTAAAAGAAGCTGTAGCTAAGTCCTTGTTGTACTCGGACATTACTCGTCCCGGTGGTAATATGTACACCACTCGTCGCTATGCTGCTTGCATCCGCGATTTGGACTACTACTTGCGTTATTCTACCTACGCAATGTTAGCGGGCGATCCTTCAATCCTCGATGAGCGCGTTCTCAACGGATTGAAAGAAACCTACAACTCCTTGGGTGTACCCATCGGTGCAACCGTTCAATCTATCCAAGCAATGAAAGAAGTAACCGCAAGCTTAGTTGGCCCTGATGCTGGCAAAGAAATGGGTGTTTACTTTGACTACATCTGCTCTGGCTTAAGCTAA
- a CDS encoding phycobilisome linker polypeptide, with amino-acid sequence MRMFKITACVPSQTRIRTQRELQNTYFTKLVPYENWFREQQRIMKMGGKIMKVELATGKPGMNTGLA; translated from the coding sequence ATGCGAATGTTTAAAATAACTGCTTGCGTTCCCAGCCAAACACGGATTCGCACCCAAAGAGAATTACAAAATACTTATTTTACTAAGTTAGTTCCTTATGAAAACTGGTTCCGCGAACAGCAGCGCATTATGAAAATGGGCGGCAAAATTATGAAAGTTGAACTAGCTACCGGAAAGCCTGGGATGAATACTGGTTTAGCATAA
- the apcA gene encoding allophycocyanin subunit alpha has translation MSIVTKSIVNADAEARYLSPGELDRIKSFVGSGERRLRIVQALTENRERIVKQAGDQLFQKRPDVVSPGGNAYGQEMTATCLRDMDYYLRLITYGVVAGDVTPIEEIGVVGVREMYRSLGTPIEGVAEGIRAMKNVATSMMSGEDSAEAGSYFDYLVGAMQ, from the coding sequence ATGAGTATTGTCACGAAATCCATCGTGAATGCGGATGCCGAAGCTCGCTACCTCAGCCCCGGTGAGCTAGATCGCATCAAAAGCTTTGTTGGTAGTGGAGAGCGCCGCTTGCGGATCGTTCAAGCTTTAACAGAGAACCGCGAACGCATTGTTAAGCAAGCTGGCGACCAGTTGTTCCAAAAGCGTCCTGACGTAGTATCTCCCGGTGGAAATGCTTACGGTCAAGAAATGACTGCTACTTGCCTCCGCGACATGGATTACTACTTGCGTCTGATCACTTACGGAGTAGTAGCTGGCGACGTTACACCTATTGAAGAAATTGGTGTTGTAGGCGTTCGTGAAATGTATCGCTCTCTCGGTACACCCATTGAAGGCGTTGCTGAAGGCATCCGTGCCATGAAGAACGTTGCAACTTCCATGATGTCTGGTGAAGACTCGGCCGAAGCTGGATCTTACTTCGACTACTTAGTCGGTGCTATGCAGTAA
- a CDS encoding glutathione S-transferase family protein has translation MIVVHHLNNSRSQRILWLLEELGLDYEIKRYERDPNTMLAPAELKAVHPLGKSPVITDEGQTLAESGAIIDYLVERYGEGKLSPPPNTPEKLRYDYWLHYSEGSVMPILVMKLLLDNFELGNSTVSSQFVAPQIKLHFDYLESELSKNPWFVGKEFTAADVQMSFPVEAVEAQVGLDTYPKLKDFLQRIHARPAYKSALERGGKYELLT, from the coding sequence ATGATCGTTGTCCATCACCTAAACAATTCTCGTTCTCAGCGCATTCTCTGGCTTTTAGAAGAACTTGGGCTTGATTATGAAATTAAACGCTATGAACGCGACCCTAACACCATGCTTGCACCCGCAGAGCTTAAAGCTGTACATCCCCTAGGTAAATCTCCAGTGATTACGGACGAAGGGCAAACTTTAGCAGAATCAGGGGCAATTATAGATTACTTAGTAGAGCGTTATGGTGAAGGCAAACTTTCACCCCCTCCTAATACACCCGAAAAGCTGCGATATGATTATTGGCTGCATTATTCCGAAGGCTCGGTAATGCCAATACTTGTAATGAAACTCTTGCTTGATAATTTTGAACTCGGAAATAGTACCGTATCTAGCCAATTTGTTGCACCCCAAATTAAACTTCACTTTGACTATTTAGAAAGCGAACTTAGCAAAAATCCTTGGTTTGTAGGCAAAGAATTTACCGCCGCCGACGTGCAAATGAGTTTTCCTGTGGAAGCAGTAGAAGCACAAGTAGGTTTAGATACTTATCCCAAGCTTAAAGATTTTCTTCAACGCATCCATGCCCGTCCAGCTTACAAAAGCGCTCTAGAACGCGGTGGCAAATACGAACTTTTAACTTAA
- a CDS encoding cytochrome c biogenesis protein CcdA: protein MQNYIYELEHFANNLVTSQLTHLNFTSIAIIFIAGLLTSLTPCMLSMLPITIGYIGGYETKNRLQAAIASTWFALGLATTLAALGIVAAFVGKVYGQVGIGLPIIVSIIAILMGLNLLEALPLKLPSFGGMNWISKDLPPGLRSYLIGLTFGVVASPCSTPVLATLLAWIASTHDLVLGAGLLLAYTAGYVAPLILAGTFTAAIKNLLELRRWSGWITPVSGAILVGFGVFSLLVRLPVGIF from the coding sequence ATGCAAAACTATATATACGAACTAGAACACTTTGCAAATAATTTAGTCACGAGTCAGCTAACTCATCTAAATTTTACGAGCATTGCCATTATTTTTATAGCCGGACTGCTTACGAGCTTAACTCCTTGTATGCTGTCGATGCTGCCGATTACCATTGGCTATATTGGTGGTTATGAAACTAAAAACCGATTGCAAGCGGCGATCGCCTCTACTTGGTTTGCGTTAGGTCTTGCCACTACTTTAGCAGCCCTAGGAATAGTTGCCGCCTTTGTGGGCAAAGTTTACGGTCAAGTAGGGATAGGTTTACCGATTATTGTTAGTATTATTGCAATTTTAATGGGGCTAAACTTATTAGAAGCGTTGCCTCTAAAATTGCCGTCTTTTGGTGGCATGAATTGGATTTCTAAAGACTTACCCCCAGGATTGCGTTCTTATTTGATTGGTTTAACTTTTGGAGTAGTGGCTTCTCCTTGCAGTACGCCAGTTTTAGCAACTTTACTTGCTTGGATTGCCAGTACCCATGACTTAGTTTTAGGTGCGGGTTTGCTGCTTGCTTATACTGCTGGCTACGTTGCACCCTTAATTTTGGCTGGTACTTTTACTGCCGCAATTAAAAACTTACTAGAGTTGCGGCGGTGGTCGGGTTGGATTACCCCTGTAAGTGGGGCTATTTTGGTAGGTTTTGGCGTATTTTCCTTATTAGTTCGGCTTCCCGTAGGAATATTTTAA
- a CDS encoding class I SAM-dependent methyltransferase, whose protein sequence is MPDPQSVSAAVAKLYDTYPFPPEPLLDEPPPGYNWRWNWQAAYNFCTGQKPQKQDIRILDAGCGSGVSTEYLVHLNPQAQVVGIDISEGTLAVAKERCQRSKADRVQFHQLSLYDADQIEGEFDLINSVGVLHHLDDPIRGIQALAKKLAPGGLMHIFVYGELGRWEISLMQRAIALLQKDKGDYRDGVEVGRKLFASLPENNRIVKREKERWSMENQRDECFADMYVHPHEIDYNIETLFELIDASGLDFLGFSNPNFWQIERLLGKEPSLQERVEKLSDRQIYRLIELLDPEVTHYEFFLGRAPLPKADWSVDATLLAAIPERHPCMEGWESKCLFNYDYQIVNLSDLEFEFMQQCDRASAPSYGLRNLTKTVGEILTTVPLDLERVRFLLTQQLIMLTPS, encoded by the coding sequence ATGCCAGATCCTCAAAGCGTTAGCGCTGCGGTTGCCAAACTCTACGATACTTACCCATTTCCCCCAGAACCCTTGCTAGATGAGCCGCCACCGGGTTACAACTGGCGTTGGAATTGGCAAGCTGCTTACAATTTCTGCACTGGACAAAAGCCCCAAAAACAAGATATTCGCATTCTTGATGCTGGCTGTGGTTCGGGTGTAAGTACAGAATATTTAGTACACTTAAACCCCCAAGCTCAAGTAGTTGGTATTGATATCAGCGAAGGTACTTTAGCGGTGGCTAAAGAGCGCTGTCAAAGGTCAAAAGCCGATCGCGTTCAATTTCATCAATTAAGCCTATACGACGCAGACCAGATTGAGGGGGAGTTTGATTTAATTAACTCCGTTGGCGTGTTACACCACTTAGACGATCCCATTCGCGGGATTCAGGCTTTAGCTAAAAAGTTAGCTCCTGGTGGATTGATGCACATTTTTGTGTATGGAGAATTGGGACGGTGGGAAATTAGTTTAATGCAACGCGCGATCGCACTTCTGCAAAAAGACAAAGGCGATTACCGCGACGGTGTAGAAGTAGGACGAAAACTATTTGCATCTTTACCAGAAAACAATCGCATTGTCAAGCGAGAAAAAGAGCGTTGGTCAATGGAAAATCAGCGCGATGAATGTTTTGCTGATATGTACGTCCATCCCCACGAGATTGACTACAATATTGAAACTTTGTTTGAACTGATTGATGCTTCAGGATTAGACTTTTTAGGGTTCTCTAATCCCAATTTTTGGCAAATAGAGCGACTTTTGGGCAAAGAACCATCTTTACAGGAAAGAGTAGAAAAGTTGAGCGATCGCCAAATTTACCGTTTAATTGAATTACTAGATCCTGAAGTAACGCATTATGAGTTCTTTTTGGGACGTGCGCCTTTACCTAAAGCCGATTGGTCAGTAGATGCAACCCTTTTAGCTGCTATCCCCGAACGTCATCCTTGTATGGAAGGTTGGGAAAGTAAGTGTTTATTTAACTACGATTACCAAATTGTCAACTTATCAGATTTAGAATTTGAGTTTATGCAGCAGTGCGATCGCGCAAGCGCGCCCAGTTACGGGCTTCGCAATTTAACTAAAACTGTAGGCGAAATCTTGACAACAGTACCGTTGGACTTAGAACGAGTGCGATTTTTACTTACTCAACAGCTAATTATGCTTACACCTAGTTAA
- a CDS encoding ATP synthase subunit I → MSLSNEPTTTPEVEEKSSPDSVPSESGKSMQAFYQLSQELFSITLVLTGIIFISVWIFYSLNIALNYLIGSCTGVVYLKMLGKNVEQLGAENPQLSKNRFALLIGLLVVASQWDQLQILPVFLGFLTYKATLLVYTLRTIFNPDS, encoded by the coding sequence GTGAGCTTGTCAAACGAACCCACAACCACACCCGAAGTAGAAGAAAAATCTTCCCCCGATTCTGTCCCGTCAGAATCGGGAAAATCGATGCAGGCATTCTATCAACTCTCCCAAGAGTTGTTTTCAATTACCTTGGTTTTGACCGGGATAATTTTTATTTCTGTATGGATTTTTTACTCGCTAAACATTGCCCTAAATTATCTGATCGGGTCATGCACTGGTGTGGTTTACTTGAAAATGTTGGGTAAAAACGTTGAGCAACTTGGCGCAGAAAACCCCCAGTTGAGCAAAAATCGGTTTGCATTGCTAATTGGATTGCTGGTTGTAGCAAGTCAATGGGATCAATTGCAAATCTTGCCCGTATTCTTGGGATTTCTGACTTATAAAGCTACGCTCCTCGTCTATACGCTCCGCACCATTTTCAATCCTGACTCTTAA
- a CDS encoding phycobilisome rod-core linker polypeptide — MSVKASGGSSVARPQLYQTLAVATINQAEQQDRFLERGELNELSNYFASGTKRLEIAETLSKNAELIVSRAANRIFVGGSPMAYLEKPKELQLATVGAKDELKTGMQLGNITYVDSRGGFLEGLRSLFNTSGGGGATPANFRPINVSRYGPSNMQKSLRDLSWMLRYATYAIVAGDPNIIAVNVRGLREIIENACSGEATIVALQEIKQASLSYFRKDDEATNIVSQYMDVLITEFKAPTPSEKVRQRPSGDLQGLQLPQIYFNAAERRPKFVMKTGLSAGEKQEVIKAAYRQIFERDITRAYSQSISNLESQVKNGDISMKEFVRRVGKSPLYQKQFFQPFINSRALELAFRHFLGRGPSSREEVQNYFSIVSNGGLPALIDALVDSNEYADYFGEETVPYLRGLGQEAQECRNWGAQQDLLNYSAPFRKVPQFITLFAAYEKPLPDQHPYGSGNDPLEIQFGAIFPKETRNPSTSPAPFGKDTKRILIHQGPGINNQNSTPQARGEFPGTLGPKVFRLDQLPGTSGKKSAKGASVKYSESSTQAVIKGAYLQVFGRDVYEGQRLKVSEIKLENGEIPVREFVRQLAKSDLFRKLYWTSLYVTKAVEYIHRRLLGRPTYGRAEINSYFDVCAKKGFYALIDALIDSPEYSEAFGEDTVPYERYLTPGGLALRSLRVGSINRDIVSAKVDQAETPRFVELGEVKEMRTQPDIEFRINQGVNKQREQTKVFKLTNTSDKVALKTAIRAAYRQVFERDIEPYITKNEFTELESKLGNNEINVKEFIEGLGSSSLYIKEFYTPYPNTKVIELGTKHFLGRAPKDQAEIREYNQILASTGIRGFVSAMVNCAEYIQMFGEDTIPYRRFPTLPAANFPNTEKLYNQLTKQNDDVVVPSFETVTPMMATDKMPMMAKAIADMAFAARQVDQSKPAFIELGRSYNNGSGQSVEVGVGTTRRKPARIHRVTNGNNAAETQQAINAIYCQIMDIFSGQVPDGLRISDLESKLRNGEINVREFVRTLASSDTYRRRFYTPYPNTKVIEFLFRHILGRAPATQSEIRQYNKLLADSGLKAAVDAMVDSTEYAQYFGEDVAPYPRYPSLPAGNYLGSVKAAADLVKQSWSDMSPSSITQGSTGR, encoded by the coding sequence ATGAGTGTTAAGGCAAGTGGTGGAAGCTCAGTTGCTCGTCCGCAACTATATCAAACACTAGCAGTCGCAACAATCAACCAAGCGGAACAACAAGACCGCTTTTTAGAGCGTGGCGAACTGAACGAACTGTCTAACTATTTTGCATCGGGAACAAAACGATTAGAAATTGCCGAGACACTAAGCAAAAATGCTGAACTAATTGTGTCTCGCGCAGCTAACCGAATCTTTGTTGGTGGTTCGCCGATGGCTTACTTAGAAAAGCCCAAGGAATTGCAACTAGCAACCGTAGGCGCAAAAGACGAATTAAAAACAGGGATGCAGTTAGGAAACATAACCTATGTAGATAGCCGGGGTGGTTTTCTAGAAGGATTGCGATCGCTATTTAATACCTCTGGTGGCGGTGGTGCTACACCAGCAAATTTCCGTCCCATCAACGTTTCCCGCTACGGGCCGAGCAATATGCAAAAGTCCTTACGGGACTTAAGCTGGATGCTACGTTATGCAACTTATGCAATCGTTGCTGGCGATCCTAATATTATTGCCGTCAACGTCCGGGGACTAAGAGAAATCATTGAAAATGCTTGTTCTGGTGAAGCCACAATCGTTGCCTTACAAGAAATTAAACAAGCATCACTGTCTTACTTCCGTAAGGATGATGAAGCAACAAATATTGTTAGTCAGTACATGGACGTACTAATAACAGAATTCAAAGCGCCTACCCCTTCAGAAAAAGTTAGACAACGCCCTTCTGGAGATTTGCAAGGGTTGCAGCTACCACAAATATACTTCAACGCCGCCGAACGTCGCCCCAAATTCGTCATGAAAACGGGCTTGTCCGCCGGAGAAAAGCAAGAAGTAATTAAAGCTGCTTATCGACAAATTTTTGAGCGCGACATTACCCGCGCTTACAGCCAGTCGATATCTAACTTAGAATCCCAAGTTAAAAATGGTGACATCTCTATGAAAGAGTTTGTCCGCCGCGTTGGGAAATCTCCTCTTTACCAAAAACAATTTTTCCAACCTTTTATCAATAGTCGCGCTCTAGAACTTGCTTTCCGCCACTTTTTGGGCAGAGGGCCTTCTAGTCGCGAAGAAGTACAAAATTACTTCTCTATCGTCTCCAATGGTGGTTTACCCGCTTTAATCGATGCGCTAGTCGATTCTAACGAGTACGCCGATTATTTTGGCGAAGAAACTGTACCATATTTGCGCGGATTGGGTCAGGAAGCCCAAGAATGTCGCAACTGGGGAGCGCAGCAAGACTTACTCAATTACAGCGCACCTTTCCGTAAAGTACCGCAGTTTATTACTTTATTTGCGGCTTACGAAAAGCCTTTACCAGATCAGCACCCCTATGGTTCGGGTAACGATCCATTAGAAATTCAATTTGGGGCAATTTTCCCCAAAGAAACCCGCAATCCTAGCACAAGTCCCGCTCCTTTTGGTAAAGATACTAAGCGGATCTTGATTCACCAAGGCCCCGGTATCAACAACCAAAACAGCACTCCTCAAGCGCGAGGCGAGTTTCCTGGTACTTTAGGTCCCAAAGTATTCCGCTTAGACCAACTTCCCGGTACTAGCGGCAAAAAGTCAGCCAAAGGAGCAAGCGTTAAATACTCGGAAAGCTCTACTCAAGCGGTAATTAAAGGCGCATACTTACAAGTATTTGGGCGGGATGTCTACGAAGGACAGCGCTTAAAAGTCTCAGAAATTAAGCTTGAAAATGGCGAAATTCCAGTCCGGGAGTTTGTCCGTCAATTAGCTAAATCCGATTTATTCCGCAAGCTTTACTGGACTTCTTTGTACGTTACCAAAGCCGTTGAGTACATTCACCGCCGCTTGTTGGGTCGTCCTACCTATGGTAGAGCGGAAATCAATAGCTACTTTGATGTCTGTGCTAAAAAAGGCTTCTACGCTCTAATTGATGCCCTAATTGACAGCCCAGAATACAGCGAAGCCTTTGGAGAAGATACCGTTCCTTACGAGCGTTATTTAACTCCTGGTGGTTTAGCCTTGCGGAGTCTCCGAGTTGGCAGTATCAATCGAGATATTGTCAGCGCTAAAGTAGACCAAGCCGAAACTCCACGCTTTGTCGAATTGGGCGAAGTTAAGGAAATGCGGACGCAGCCAGATATCGAGTTCCGCATTAACCAAGGCGTGAACAAGCAGCGCGAACAAACAAAAGTATTCAAGCTCACCAATACCAGCGACAAAGTTGCTTTAAAAACTGCCATTCGGGCAGCCTATCGCCAAGTATTTGAGCGGGACATCGAACCTTACATTACTAAAAACGAGTTTACAGAGTTAGAAAGTAAACTAGGTAACAATGAAATTAATGTCAAGGAATTTATAGAAGGTTTGGGTAGCTCAAGTCTCTATATCAAGGAGTTCTACACGCCTTACCCCAACACTAAAGTAATTGAACTCGGAACTAAGCACTTTTTAGGACGCGCCCCCAAAGATCAAGCAGAGATTAGGGAATACAACCAAATCCTCGCTTCTACGGGCATTCGCGGCTTCGTTAGTGCAATGGTAAATTGCGCTGAGTACATTCAGATGTTTGGTGAAGATACGATTCCTTACCGTCGCTTCCCAACCTTACCTGCGGCTAACTTCCCGAATACTGAGAAGTTGTACAACCAGCTAACAAAGCAAAATGACGATGTAGTTGTACCTAGCTTTGAAACTGTAACGCCGATGATGGCAACAGATAAGATGCCGATGATGGCAAAAGCGATCGCCGATATGGCTTTTGCAGCCCGTCAAGTTGACCAAAGTAAACCAGCATTTATTGAACTTGGACGTTCTTACAATAACGGTAGCGGTCAATCAGTAGAAGTTGGTGTTGGTACAACCCGCCGCAAACCCGCGCGGATTCATCGCGTTACTAATGGGAATAACGCCGCCGAAACTCAACAGGCGATTAATGCTATCTACTGTCAAATAATGGATATCTTTAGCGGTCAGGTTCCTGACGGGCTAAGAATTTCTGACCTAGAGAGCAAACTGCGAAATGGCGAAATCAATGTCAGAGAATTTGTCCGTACTCTAGCTAGTTCCGATACTTACCGTCGGCGCTTCTATACGCCTTACCCCAATACCAAAGTGATTGAATTCTTATTCCGTCACATTTTGGGACGCGCTCCGGCTACTCAAAGCGAAATTCGCCAGTACAACAAGCTACTCGCGGATAGCGGCTTAAAAGCGGCGGTTGATGCAATGGTGGATAGCACCGAATACGCGCAGTATTTTGGTGAAGACGTTGCCCCTTACCCCCGCTACCCATCATTGCCTGCTGGTAACTACCTAGGCAGCGTTAAGGCGGCGGCAGACTTAGTTAAGCAATCGTGGTCGGATATGTCGCCTTCGTCGATTACACAAGGCTCTACCGGGCGCTAA